A genomic stretch from Nilaparvata lugens isolate BPH chromosome 8, ASM1435652v1, whole genome shotgun sequence includes:
- the LOC111044863 gene encoding fatty acyl-CoA reductase wat has protein sequence MELHLKAMERKTTTTRRNKEVVTKDIINSKYYLDPLELLGERSFKEPQEVPENVQGTNIQEFFRGKNVMLTGATGFMGKVLTEKLLRSMPHMKQLYVLIRTKKGKDVNQRLDEIFEDRLYKRLKAEVPDYRKKITVVAGDCCLPNLGLTPADHQMLVNNINVIFHGAATVRFDEKIRLAVDINVYGAREVLAFAKQIKNLASMVHVSTAFANCNKLYIEEKFYSTPISYEDIMQMTKTKDDEELDKLTPELVGDWPNTYTFTKALGEQVVKSEGAGLPISIFRPSVVISSYREPVRGWIDNVYGPTGLLVGAGTGVLHTYLGDPTHITDMVPVDLATNALIASAYKTGNTPKVEKGEDIPIYNFVSSTQNPISWKDFIILNQKHGMHWPTIRAVWYYSFTPIGNPFLFLIVNFLLHTLPGYILDFLAVIGGETPMLSKIYKKLGKFADTMTYFATRVWTFRNDRIQDLWAGLSEEDQQEFFFDISQMNWEYHAQANCLGLRVYLVKDDIHTLPAARKKWQRLYYAHCALRIISGVILFKIVWMIFSFCLGLIS, from the exons ATGGAGCTTCACCTGAAGGCGATGGAGCGCAAGACGACAACCACCAGGCGCAACAAAGAGGTCGTCACCAAGGACATCATCAACTCAAAGTACTACCTCGATCCTCTCGAGCTACTCGGAGAGAGGAGCTTCAAAGAACCCCAAGAG gTTCCTGAGAATGTTCAAGGCACTAACATCCAGGAGTTCTTCAGGGGGAAAAATGTTATGCTGACTGGAGCCACTGGTTTCATGGGTAAAGTCCTCACGGAGAAGCTGCTCAGATCCATGCCTCATATGAAGCAACTCTACGTCCTCATCAGAACGAAGAAGGGAAAAGATGTCAATCAACGTCTCGATGAAATATTCGAGGATAGG TTGTACAAGCGCCTGAAAGCAGAGGTGCCTGACTACAGGAAGAAGATCACTGTGGTGGCCGGCGACTGTTGCCTGCCCAACCTGGGTCTGACCCCCGCCGACCACCAGATGCTCGTCAACAACATCAACGTCATTTTCCACGGAGCGGCCACAGTGCGCTTCGACGAGAAGATCCGTCTGGCAGTCGACATCAACGTCTATGGAGCCAGGGAGGTGCTCGCCTTCGCCAAGCAGATCAAGAATTTGGCT tcAATGGTCCATGTATCGACTGCCTTTGCAAACTGCAACAAACTGTATATCGAAGAGAAATTCTATTCAACTCCGATCAGTTATGAGGATATAATGCAGATGACCAAGACCAAGGACGATGAAGAGTTGGATAAACTTACACCAGA actGGTAGGAGATTGGCCAAACACCTACACTTTCACCAAGGCGCTTGGTGAACAAGTGGTCAAGAGTGAGGGTGCTGGACTACCTATCTCAATATTCAGACCTTCAGTTG TGATTTCCAGCTACAGAGAACCGGTTCGTGGTTGGATAGACAACGTGTACGGTCCAACAGGTCTGCTGGTTGGTGCAGGTACAGGGGTGCTGCACACTTACCTGGGAGACCCCACTCACATCACCGACATGGTGCCCGTCGACCTGGCAACAAACGCTCTCATCGCATCTGCTTACAAAACTGGAAACACGCCCAAGGTTGAAAA AGGAGAGGACATCCCAATTTACAACTTCGTGAGCTCTACACAGAACCCCATCTCATGGAAGGACTTCATCATACTGAACCAGAAGCACGGCATGCATTGGCCGACCATCAGGGCAGTGTGGTACTACTCATTCACCCCCATTGGAAAccccttcctcttcctcattgtCAACTTCCTGCTGCACACACTTCCTGGATACATACTCGACTTCCTCGCCGTCATTGGAGGAGAAACACCCAT GCTGTCAAAAATCTACAAGAAACTTGGAAAATTCGCCGACACGATGACCTACTTCGCGACACGCGTTTGGACATTCCGCAACGACCGGATACAGGACCTTTGGGCCGGGCTGTCTGAGGAAGATCAACAGGAGTTcttcttcgacatcagtcagATGAATTGGGAGTACCATGCTCAGGCCAACTGCCTCGGACTTCGCGTTTACCTTGTCAAGGATGACATTCACACGCTGCCCGCCGCCAGGAAGAAGTGGCAGAG GTTGTACTACGCGCATTGTGCTCTGCGAATCATCAGTGGTGTCATCTTGTTTAAGATTGTTTGGATGATCTTCAGCTTCTGTCTCGGACTAATCTCATGA